A single window of Rhipicephalus microplus isolate Deutch F79 chromosome 5, USDA_Rmic, whole genome shotgun sequence DNA harbors:
- the LOC119183987 gene encoding tetraspanin-33-like, producing the protein MSRPHKDEGGASSRSSGLSAPVSSPQPETTILLDVNPVVRCPLLLLNLLLWIVGAFFMLAGALFLVESWEFEEDERILENLDFPGTLLSHLEVLLFSFGLALFTVSSCGCVGALRENTFLLNMYSHALTLLILVNFVLGVLVFFVPGSITVVIRTTLSERLVVQYRDAPDIENLVDAVQRYLKCCGMTHRNFRDWENNIYFHCNLSNPSHERCSVPASCCRADSSYTGIFCGRDVLNLSDHEAWFRVHTGSCPDAANRFLKEHVMIIGGVCLIAVIVLAFIDMVTNAVIDEIDIIRKLYDHVRSAYSGTPYSQQSNLPNRELFKIQFSSRNPLIH; encoded by the exons ATGTCCCGGCCACATAAGGATGAAGGTGGTGCAAGCTCACGTTCAAGTGGACTTTCGGCTCCGGTCAGCAGCCCGCAGCCTGAGACAACGATCCTTCTTGACGTCAATCCAGTG GTGCGATGCCCGCTGCTGCTTCTCAATCTTCTCCTGTGGATCGTGGGGGCGTTCTTCATGTTGGCCGGGGCACTTTTTCTGGTGGAATCGTGGGAGTTTGAGGAGGACGAGCGCATCTTGGAAAACCTGGACTTTCCCGGCACGCTACTGTCGCACCTGGAGGTGCTGCTTTTTTCATTCGGGCTCGCCCTGTTCACGGTCAGCTCATGTGGATGCGTTGGGGCACTGCGCGAGAACACCTTCCTGCTCAATATGTACTCCCACGCACTCACCCTCCTGATTCTCGTCAACTTCGTGCTGGGtgttctggtattttttgttccTG GCAGCATCACGGTCGTGATAAGGACCACACTATCCGAAAGGCTGGTGGTTCAGTATCGCGATGCGCCAGACATTGAGAACTTGGTCGACGCAGTACAGCGCTACCTGAAGTGCTGCGGAATGACACACCGAAACTTTCGCGACTGGGAAAATAACAT CTACTTCCACTGTAACCTGTCCAACCCGAGCCACGAGCGCTGCTCAGTGCCGGCATCGTGCTGTCGCGCGGACTCCAGTTACACGGGCATCTTCTGCGGACGCGATGTGCTGAACCTGTCCGACCACGAGGCTTGGTTCCGCGTGCATACGGGAAGTTGCCCGGACGCGGCTAATCGCTTTCTAAAGGAGCACGTCATGATCATTGGTGGCGTCTGCCTCATCGCCGTCATCGTGTTGGCCTTCATCGATATGGTCACGAACGCCGTGATCGATGAGATCGACATCATCCGCAAGTTATACGACCACGTGAGGTCTGCTTACAGTGGGACGCCGTATAGCCAACAATCTAATTTGCCAAATCGGGAATTGTTTAAGATCCAATTTTCTTCCCGGAACCCTCTAATCCACTAA